The Chitinophaga lutea genome contains the following window.
CGCTGACCAATATCAACGCCACTACCGACAGCTGGTTCTTCGTGCTCGAATGCCAGAAAAACGGCATTAAGCCCATCCTCGGCGTGGAGTTCCGCAACGGGCCGGATTTCAAATACATCCTACTGGCCCGCAATATGGAAGGCTGGATGCATATCAACCAATTCCTTTCCCGGCACCTGCAGCAGGATATTCCATTCCCCGATAAAGCCCCCTTGCTGGAGCACACTTTTGTGATCTATGCCTGGGGCGCCCGTCACCCGGACAGCCTGGCGGCCCACGAGCTGGCAGGCATCCGGCCGCGGGAAATCAGCAAACTGTTCCGCGTAGACACCAAAAAGTACGCCCGCAAACTGGTCATCCTCCAGCCCCTCACCTTTTCGGACCGCGAAGGGCACGAACTGCATACCGTGCTCCGGGCAGTCGACAATAACATGCTCATCAGCCAGCTGCCCGTCTCGGAAACAGCCGGCATCGACGAAGGCTTCATCCCCCCGCTGCAACTGCTGGAACATTTTAAAGAGCTCCCGCACATCGTGCAAAACACCATCCGGGTGATGCATGAATGCGACATGTACCTTCAGCCGGGGCAGCACCTCACCAAAAAACGGTTCACCCACAGCCGTGAAGCGGATCGCGAACTGCTGCGCGACCTTGCCCTGGAAGGCATGGGCTACCGCTATCCGCCGTACGGCACGGAAGAAGCGCGGCGCAGGATCGAAAAAGAACTGGACATCATCAACACCCACGATTTTAACGCCTATTTCCTCATCACCTGGGACATTATCCGCTACGCCAAACATCGCGGCTTTTTCCATGTGGGGCGTGGCAGCGGCGCCAATTCCATCGTGGCGTACTGCCTCGGCATCACCAATGTGGATCCCATTGCGCTCGATCTGTATTTCGAACGTTTCCTCAATCCGTACCGCACCTCGCCGCCTGATTTCGACCTGGATTTTTCGTGGCGCGACCGAGATGATATCACCCGCTATATTTTCGAGAAATACACGAGCGACCATACCGCCCTGCTAGGCACCGTATCCACCTTCCAGACCAACTCCATCGTGCGCGAGCTGGGCAAGGTGTATGGGCTGCCGAAGGGCGAGATAGATAAAATCCTGGAACACCCTTACGAAGTGAAACTCGGTGGCGACAATATCCACCAGCGCATCATCCGTTTCGGGAAAATGCTGGTGCAGAACCACGAAGGCGAAACGCAGCCCTACCCTAACCAGCTGAGCATTCACGCCGGCGGCATCCTGATCAGCGAAGCCCCCATTTACCGGCACTGCACCACGCACCTGCCGCCCAAAGGATTCCCCACCGCGCAGCTCGACATGCACATGGCCGAAGCCATCGGCCTGTACAAGTTCGATATCCTGAGCCAGCGCGGCCTCGGGCACATCCGCGATACGATGGATTATGTCCGGGAAAACAAAGGCATCACCTTCGATATTCACGACAGCAAACCTTTCATGGAAGACGAAGCGGTGAAAAAAAACCTGCAGACCGTCAACACCATCGGCTGCTTTTACATCGAGTCTCCCGCCATGCGACAATTGCTGCTCAAACTCCGCTGCAGCGATTACATCACACTCGTGGCCGCCAGTTCCATTATCCGTCCCGGTGTGGCGCAGGCCGGCATGATGCGGCAGTATGTGTACAACTACAATCACCAGGACGAAGTGAAATACCTGCACCCGGTGATGGAAAGCCTCATGAAAGAAACCTTCGGCGTGATGGTGTACCAGGAAGACGTGATCAAAGTGGCGCATTATTTCGCCGACCTCGACCTGGCGGATGCGGACATCCTGCGAAGGGCTATGGCAGGGAAGTACCGCGGTCAAAACAACTTCGAAAAAATAAAGCAGCAGTTTTTCGACAACTGCGAACGGCTGGGCCGCGACCCGGTGGTGAGCCAGGAAGTATGGCGGCAGATTTCCAGCTTCGCCAACTTCTCCTTTTCGAAAGCCCACTCCGCCAGCTTCGCCGTGGAAAGTTACCAGAGCCTCTATCTCAAAACCTATTTCCCGGCAGAGTTCATGGTGGCGGTGATCAATAATTTCGGGGGATTCTATAACCGGGAACTGTATTTCCGGGAACTCCAGAAAACGGGCGTCCAGCTCCATCCGCCGTGTATGAACAACAGCCTCTACGCCACCCGTATCACCGGCAACGACGTGTACACCGGCTTTATCCACGTGGACCGGCTGGAGCAGGCCTTCATCGAAAAAGCGCTCGCAGAACGCGCGCTCAACGGGCCTTACACC
Protein-coding sequences here:
- a CDS encoding DNA polymerase III subunit alpha, whose translation is MYLNCKSWFSLRYGTIRTTELVALARENGITAMALTNINATTDSWFFVLECQKNGIKPILGVEFRNGPDFKYILLARNMEGWMHINQFLSRHLQQDIPFPDKAPLLEHTFVIYAWGARHPDSLAAHELAGIRPREISKLFRVDTKKYARKLVILQPLTFSDREGHELHTVLRAVDNNMLISQLPVSETAGIDEGFIPPLQLLEHFKELPHIVQNTIRVMHECDMYLQPGQHLTKKRFTHSREADRELLRDLALEGMGYRYPPYGTEEARRRIEKELDIINTHDFNAYFLITWDIIRYAKHRGFFHVGRGSGANSIVAYCLGITNVDPIALDLYFERFLNPYRTSPPDFDLDFSWRDRDDITRYIFEKYTSDHTALLGTVSTFQTNSIVRELGKVYGLPKGEIDKILEHPYEVKLGGDNIHQRIIRFGKMLVQNHEGETQPYPNQLSIHAGGILISEAPIYRHCTTHLPPKGFPTAQLDMHMAEAIGLYKFDILSQRGLGHIRDTMDYVRENKGITFDIHDSKPFMEDEAVKKNLQTVNTIGCFYIESPAMRQLLLKLRCSDYITLVAASSIIRPGVAQAGMMRQYVYNYNHQDEVKYLHPVMESLMKETFGVMVYQEDVIKVAHYFADLDLADADILRRAMAGKYRGQNNFEKIKQQFFDNCERLGRDPVVSQEVWRQISSFANFSFSKAHSASFAVESYQSLYLKTYFPAEFMVAVINNFGGFYNRELYFRELQKTGVQLHPPCMNNSLYATRITGNDVYTGFIHVDRLEQAFIEKALAERALNGPYTGLENFMDRTSPKPEQLEILIRIGAFKFTGLTKKQLLWESSGLLKLSGSDDYNPRLFSEPSRDWQLPHLAYHRHEDAFDEIELLGFPLCSPFDVLEHDTSGYLPVAAMKEHQGQHVKMLGYFVTIKHVYTSKNEPMCFGTFLDRDGGFLDTVHFPDSLRKYPFMKGGFYILEGRITEEFGVFTLDVSYMRKIGYFEDKAPALKNAM